One Beggiatoa leptomitoformis DNA segment encodes these proteins:
- a CDS encoding protein glxC, which produces MLLIDLDESSIRQLNQQLHQPTAANESWQIKNPRGKHNIAVGMMTPATIQIDGHVGYYCGGMNQLATLQINGNAGSGVAENIMSGRIQVKGSASQYAAASGQGGLVVIEGDASSRCGISMKGVNIVVGGSVGHMSAFLAQKGCLVICGDAGDNLGDSLYEAVIYVRGTVSSLGAGCVEKEMKTQHITQVDTLLKQAGISADPMTFRRYGSTREHYYFHSMHLKETVSG; this is translated from the coding sequence ATGTTATTGATTGATTTAGATGAAAGTAGCATTCGTCAATTGAACCAACAATTACATCAGCCAACCGCCGCTAATGAGTCTTGGCAAATTAAAAATCCACGCGGTAAACATAATATTGCGGTTGGTATGATGACCCCTGCGACTATTCAGATTGATGGGCATGTGGGCTATTATTGCGGGGGAATGAATCAATTAGCGACATTACAAATTAATGGAAATGCGGGTTCTGGTGTTGCAGAAAATATTATGTCGGGACGGATACAGGTTAAAGGCAGTGCTTCTCAATATGCGGCCGCATCTGGACAGGGTGGCTTGGTCGTGATTGAAGGCGATGCTAGTTCACGCTGTGGTATCTCTATGAAAGGGGTTAATATTGTTGTGGGTGGCTCTGTAGGACACATGAGTGCCTTTTTAGCGCAGAAAGGCTGTTTAGTCATTTGCGGAGATGCGGGTGATAATTTAGGTGATTCTTTATACGAAGCGGTTATTTACGTGCGTGGTACAGTGAGTAGTTTAGGTGCAGGGTGTGTGGAAAAAGAAATGAAAACTCAGCATATTACACAAGTAGATACGTTACTAAAACAAGCAGGCATCAGTGCTGACCCAATGACCTTTCGCCGTTATGGTTCTACACGTGAACATTATTACTTTCATAGTATGCACCTTAAAGAAACGGTATCAGGTTAA
- a CDS encoding AbrB family transcriptional regulator — protein sequence MIAQFSRLFLTLTLGLAGGLLFNHFTIPAPWLLGSLTLTLLLSMAGLPLLIFRRLNSITFAVIGVMLGSSFSLQLLQQAEQWLLTLSCIVLYLIVIIFSAMYYCQRIAKLDTLSAWFASVPGGLSEMVLLSDQLRADVRAVALFHALRVIVILLSLPLLLWFTQTDFVPTQYLSVKTNIMGLYDAFLLVSCGVLGFLLALRFQAPAAMLFYPLVLSALVHISLLTTAKPPSGLMIITQLVIGSSIGCRFAGFAWLKALHLLKMGLGMVFISMGITLIFAGVLHLITGIAFISLVFAFAPGGGTELMLIALWLQLDPAFVSVHQLLRLMLVMMIIPLIIAVWRRKNPVIIDKS from the coding sequence TTGATAGCACAATTTTCGCGGTTATTTCTCACCTTAACGCTGGGTTTAGCGGGCGGTTTACTCTTTAACCATTTCACGATTCCAGCCCCTTGGTTGCTTGGCTCGCTTACACTTACCTTACTGCTTAGCATGGCAGGATTGCCACTGCTCATATTCAGAAGATTAAACAGCATAACCTTTGCAGTTATAGGCGTTATGCTGGGTAGTAGTTTTTCACTACAACTATTACAACAAGCCGAACAATGGTTATTAACCTTAAGTTGTATCGTGCTTTACCTCATTGTTATCATTTTTTCCGCGATGTATTACTGTCAACGTATCGCAAAACTGGATACGCTTTCTGCATGGTTTGCGAGTGTCCCCGGTGGACTGAGCGAAATGGTTTTACTCAGTGACCAACTTCGTGCCGATGTAAGAGCCGTCGCATTGTTCCATGCACTGAGGGTGATTGTTATCCTCCTAAGCCTACCGCTACTACTCTGGTTTACACAGACTGATTTTGTACCCACACAATACCTTTCCGTAAAAACCAACATAATGGGGTTGTATGACGCATTTCTATTGGTTTCTTGTGGGGTATTAGGTTTTTTATTGGCTCTGCGCTTTCAAGCCCCTGCGGCAATGCTCTTTTATCCGCTTGTTCTCAGCGCGCTTGTTCACATCAGTTTATTAACAACCGCAAAACCGCCCAGTGGTTTAATGATTATTACCCAACTGGTTATCGGCTCATCTATCGGTTGTCGTTTTGCAGGGTTTGCGTGGCTAAAGGCATTACATTTATTAAAAATGGGATTAGGGATGGTGTTTATTTCTATGGGGATTACGTTAATTTTTGCGGGGGTTTTACACCTGATAACAGGAATTGCATTTATTAGCCTCGTCTTTGCTTTTGCACCGGGAGGTGGTACTGAATTAATGCTGATTGCATTATGGTTACAATTAGACCCTGCTTTTGTCTCTGTACATCAACTGCTTCGTTTAATGCTGGTGATGATGATTATCCCTTTAATAATTGCTGTCTGGCGACGTAAAAACCCAGTGATTATTGATAAATCATAA
- a CDS encoding MBL fold metallo-hydrolase, whose protein sequence is MSNSLNYIRFWGVRGSYPAPFGSHLRVGGNTSCVELRVDNHLLICDGGTGIIPLGNALMGQQDIREVTIILTHYHWDHISGLPFFVPAFVPGWKVNFFGPGDNRKEIEKRISGQMVDPYFPVEVEMWLANINYIDMENNELNYGPYKITSFNVHHPGSTFGYRIEVKGKTIIYASDNELSFIDQNIETRKEEMNEQEHALIMAMQAEERAKAQEYIREANIFIHDAQYTPEDYNKKRGWGHSCYIDTVNFAADADVKQLYLFHVDPNYNDDKIETLHRSAVKILHERQSLMNCHIAREGLIVDFDSL, encoded by the coding sequence ATGAGTAACTCACTCAACTACATTCGCTTTTGGGGCGTGAGGGGTTCATACCCCGCACCTTTTGGCAGTCATTTGCGGGTTGGTGGCAATACATCCTGTGTAGAATTGCGCGTTGACAATCACTTACTCATTTGTGATGGGGGTACAGGCATTATACCGCTGGGTAATGCCCTGATGGGACAGCAAGATATTCGTGAAGTAACGATTATTTTAACCCACTACCACTGGGACCATATTTCTGGATTACCGTTTTTTGTACCCGCATTTGTACCTGGCTGGAAAGTGAACTTTTTTGGACCGGGAGATAATCGTAAAGAAATTGAAAAACGGATTTCAGGGCAAATGGTTGACCCCTATTTTCCTGTAGAAGTAGAAATGTGGTTAGCCAATATTAACTATATTGATATGGAAAATAATGAATTAAATTATGGTCCTTATAAAATCACTAGCTTTAACGTACATCATCCCGGTAGTACATTTGGTTATCGCATTGAAGTGAAAGGTAAAACCATTATTTATGCTTCAGACAACGAACTGTCTTTTATTGACCAAAATATAGAAACACGCAAAGAAGAAATGAATGAGCAAGAACACGCGCTCATTATGGCGATGCAAGCCGAAGAACGGGCAAAGGCACAAGAATATATTCGTGAGGCAAATATTTTTATTCACGACGCACAATATACCCCTGAAGATTATAATAAAAAACGCGGTTGGGGACATTCTTGCTATATTGATACTGTCAATTTTGCAGCGGATGCCGATGTGAAACAACTTTATCTTTTCCACGTTGACCCAAACTATAACGATGACAAAATAGAAACCCTACACCGTTCAGCCGTTAAGATTTTACATGAACGTCAATCGCTTATGAACTGTCATATCGCCCGTGAAGGATTAATTGTTGATTTTGACAGCCTTTAA
- a CDS encoding response regulator has product MTEKRPTIVVVDDSATSISLYQFSIDPLAINFMGFKSPDEAMPYLQEHTPDLLFLDIIMPGMDGLTFLRRLRTQENQKNTLVIMVTSKDYAQDRYIAKQLGALDFVIKPLRFKEIRDLVCKYVDITPPTKTEATNK; this is encoded by the coding sequence ATGACAGAAAAAAGACCAACTATTGTGGTAGTGGACGATAGCGCAACCTCCATTTCCCTTTACCAATTCAGCATTGACCCTCTTGCGATAAATTTTATGGGGTTCAAATCGCCTGATGAAGCAATGCCTTATTTACAAGAGCATACACCTGATTTATTGTTTTTAGATATTATTATGCCTGGTATGGATGGGCTGACTTTTCTCCGTCGTTTACGTACCCAAGAAAATCAAAAAAATACCCTTGTTATCATGGTAACTTCCAAAGATTATGCGCAAGACCGCTATATCGCTAAACAATTGGGTGCATTAGATTTTGTGATTAAACCCTTACGGTTTAAGGAAATTCGTGATTTGGTTTGTAAATATGTTGACATTACCCCCCCGACAAAAACGGAAGCTACTAATAAATGA